The window CCTACATCGGCCAGGACGGCAAGATCAAGCGCGGGACGGTAACGGCTGACAAGGTCTGCTACCACTGCGACAAGAAGGGAATCCTCAGCTTCATGGTCCAAGACCCTCCGAAGCTGGTGCAGGAGCCGAAGCCCAGGCGGACGAAACCGAAGGCCGTGAAATGAAGGGTGACATTTTCACGTCATTTAAGCTCTGGCTGACATTCGGATCTGGGAAAGGCCGCGTCTATGAGGTGTATCCCAATTCGGTGAAGGTGATTTACCTACCGGAAACCACGGAAGAATTCGTTGATGTTTTGCAGCGCCTTCAAGTAGGTGACACGTTTGACGGCTGTTGGAGTAGCGCTCCTACTACAAAGACGATGACTGTTCTGTCTGCCCCATGCCGATGGTCCCAGGGTGAGATATATCTACACCTCAAGTTTTAATGCGCATTGCGCACCCCAACAACCCGCCCTGGCGCAAGTCTCGGCGGGTTTTTTCATGCCCAGACGCCGGATGGCTGAGGGCGCATCGGGCCGGATGGCTCACCCGTCCACAGGTGGATGCCTGTGAAGAAAGCACTCAAACCATGCCATTCAAATTCGACGCCAACGGCGCAATCGTTCTCCAAGAAGTCAACGGCCAAAAGCTCCCCGTGTTCGTCCACGCCGACGGCAAGGAAACGGCCTTCGATGGTGACAGCACCATCGCCACCATTTCCCGACTCAACGGCGAGGCCAAGAGCCACCGCGAGCGCGCAGAAGCAGCTGAAGGTGCGCTGAAGCCATTCAAGGACGCAGGGATCGAAGACCCCGTGGCAGCCGCGAAGGCCCTGAGCACCATCAAGAACCTGGACGACAAAAGGCTGGTGGATGCCGGCGAAGTCGAAAAGGTGAAGGCCGAAGCCATCAAGGCCGTAGAGGACAAATACGCTCCAGTGGTGAAGAAGGCGACCGAGCTGGAGCAAGCCCTGTACGGCGAAAAGATCGGCGGTGCGTTCGCGCGCTCCAAGGTCATCGCTGACAAATTCGCCATCCCGGCGGATCTGGTGCAAGCCCGTTTCGGCAACGCCTTCAAGATCGAAGAAGGCAAGACAGTCGCTTACGACGCCCAAGGCAACAAGATTTTCAGCCGCGCTCGCCCCGGTGAGCTGGCCGACTTCGAAGAGGCCCTGGAAACTCTGGTGGACCAGTACCCCTACAAGGACCAGATCCTGAAGGGCACTGGCGCATCTGGTGGCGGCGCCCATGGCGGCAATCAAGGTGCTGGCGGGAAGAAGACCATGACCCGCGCGCAGTTCGATGCTCTGGACCCGACAGCCAAGGCCGCAGCGGTCACCGGCAAGGATGCCGTGCAGATCACCGACTGACCACGTTTCAACCATCCCCAATCGGGCCGCCATGTGCGGCCTTTTTCATTTCCGAAAGGCCATCATGAAAGCCACTCTCTCCAAACTGCGCTTTGTCGCTCTCGCCCTGGTCGCGGTTGTCGCGGCCATCTTGCCCATGGCCACCGTCGCTGCTGCTGCGGCCCGCGTGTTCGAGTTCACGCACTCCTGGGTGACCCAGAAAAAGCAGGACTTCGCCTTGGGCGCCAACACGCTCACCGGTCTGATTCCGACGCTGTACGAGGCGCTGAATGTGGTGTCCCGCGAAATGGTGGGTTTCATCCCTGCCGTTCGTCGTGACAGCAACGCAGAGCGCGCGGCCGTTGGCCAGACGGTTCGCATCCCCCTGGGTGAATCCGGCGCGCTGGAAGACATCACGCCTGGCGCGACCCCTGCCAACAGCGGTGACACCACCGTGGGCTTTGCCGACATCACGATCAGCAAGTCCAAGGCTGCGCCCATCCGCTGGAACGGCGAAGAGCAGAAGGCTGTGGGCTCCACTGGTACTTACAACCAGATCCTGGCCGATCAGTTTGCCGACGGCATGCGCAAGATTGTGAACGCCATGGAAATCGACTTGGCTGCGTCCGCGAAGACCGGCGCATCCCGCGCCTACGGCACCGCTGGCACCACGCCCCTGGGCACTGCTGGCGACCTGTCCGACCTGGCCGGTGTGGCGAAGATCCTGGACGACAACGGCGCCCCGGTGGTCAACCGCCAGCTGGTGCTGAATTCGGCATCCATCGCCAACCTGCGCGGCAAGCAGTCGGTTCTGTTCAAGGTCAACGAAGCTGGCTCCAGCGACATGCTGCGCACCGGCATGACCGACCTGCTGCAGAACATGGCCGTGCGCTACTCGGCCGGCATCCAGCAGCATGTCAAGGGCACTGGCGCCAGCTATGTGACCTCGGGCAGCACGGCCGCTGGCGTGCGCGACATCGCACTGGTGACTGGCACGGGCACGGTGCTGGCTGGTGACGTGGTGACCTTCGCCGCTGACTCTGCCAACAAGTATGTGATCGGCACTGGCGTGGCTGCTCCCGGCACGATCAGCCTGAACCGCCCAGGCGCGCTGATGACCATTCCAACGGCCAACGCGCTGACCGTGGGCAACAGCTACACCGGCAACTTCGCGTTCAGCCGCAACGCCCTGGTGCTGGCCTGCCGCGCTCCTGCCGTGCCTGATGGCGGCGACTCGGCTGACGACTCCATGATGATCACGGACCCTGTGACCGGCCTCACCTTCGAGGTGCGCGTGTACCGCCAGTACCGCCAGGTCAAGTTCGAGATCTGCATGGCCTGGGGCACTGGCGTGACCAAGCCTGAGCACATCGCCACTCTGCTGGGCTGATTAGCTGCTGGGGGCTTCGGCCCCCGGCCTCTTTCCTGCGAACCGGAGAACACCATGACCGACAACGAACTGATCCCTGTGACCAAGCACGGCGAGTACCTCGAAGTGCACCCCGTGGCCCTCTCGCAGCATGAAGCCCTTGGCTGGGTGAAATGTGCTCGTCAGGAGCCTGCCGACAACGAGCCCGACGGCGCCAAGAAGGCCCCCACGGTGCCCGAGATCAAGGCCACCCTGGAAGCCGCTGGCGTTACGGTGCCCGACGGCGCCAAGAAGGCCGACCTAGTTGCTTTGCTGACCGCCTTTGAGCGCTCAGGCCTGACCGGCGCAGAGTGGAACAACTTGGCCGAAGAAGACCGCGCCAACCGCGTCTCCTACTGATCCATGGCCCTGATCGTCGCCCCCACCGCTGGCGCGGAGTCGTACGTGTCTGTTGCAAATGCGGATGCGTGGCACGCCGCAAGAGGCAATGCCGCCTGGGCTCTCCTGTCCACCGAGGCCAAGGAGCAAGCCCTGCGCAAGGCCACCGACTACATGGGCCGGTACTCTGGCCGCTGGAAAGGCGAGCGCTTGAACGCCGGCCAGGTGCTGGACTGGCCCCGCGCTGGCGTGGTGGTGGACGGCTACGAGATCAACTGGGAGACGGTCCCGGCTGCCATCGCAAACGCCTGCGCGCTGCTGGCGCTGAAGGCATCGGCCGGTGACATCGAACCCGACCTGGGCCCGAAGAAGCAGAGCGTGAAGGTGGGGCCGATTGAGACCACCTACGCGGCCGGCACGCGGCAGGCTACGCGGTATCAATCCGCCGAAACCCTGCTGGCTCCGTATCTGCTGGGCAGCGCCGGGCAGGTGAGGGTGGTGCGGGCATGAAGGCATTCCGCGCCTACGCCGACGAATGGCGCGGTGTGCGTCATGCGTACGTTCAGGTGCGGGTGTTCGATACGCGCGCCGAGATGTGCAAAGACATCGATGATTGCCAATTCGGCCCTAGCCTGAACGCTCACGGCCAATGCTCTGGCCTGCGGCACTACAACCGCGCGGGCCGCCTCACCGGGCGGTTTGCCTGCATGTGGCTGAACCGCGATGACCTCCGGGCCCGAGGGGCGGAAATCGTTACCCATGAATGCGTGCATGCGGCCATGCGTCACATGGCAAACCATGGCCTAAACGTCCAAGAGAAGGGTGATGGCGCTTCGGTGCACGCCAATGAAGAGGCGCTCGCCTACACCGTAGGCTGCCTGGCGCAGCAGATCAACGACCGGCTCCACCGAATGGGAGCGTTTGCATGACCTTCTACGCCGAGATGGCCCAGGTTGCCGACGAGATCCTGCGCGAGTTCGGCGCCGCGGGCACGCTCACCTACAAGACCCGCAGCGGTCAATACGACCCAGACCTGGGCGATTACCCAGAAGTCGAGGTGACGCAGGATTGCACCGCCGCGGTGTTCCCAGTTGACCAAAAGCTGGTGGACGGCACCACGGTGCTGGCCACCGACGAGCAGGCGTACCTGTCAGCCGTGGGTCTGGGCATCCCTGAACCGACCCACGTCCTAACGCTGGGCGGCGTTGCCCGCACGGTGGTCAGCGTGAAGAACCTTGCCCCGGCCGGCACTTCGGTGCTGGTCGAGCTGATCGTGAGGCGCTGACATGGGATTCGCTGCCGACCTGAACAAGCTTTGCGAGCGCGCTGTCGATAAGGCTGCCCTGGTGGTGCGCCGCGCCGCGCTGGAGCTGCAGAGCGGGATGATCGAGCGCAGCCCTGTCGATACCGGCAGGTTCAAGGGCAACTGGCAGTGCGGCATCGGCACGATCAACACTGACACCAGCCAGGACGAAGACAAGAGCGGGCAGGGCGCGCTCGGCCGCACGGCCACCACGCTGCAGGGCTGGAAGCCCGGCCAGACCATCGTGCTGTCCAACAGCCTGCCCTATGCCAAGCGCCTGGAAAACGGCTGGTCCGACCAGGCGCCCTCCGGCATGGTCCGCCTCACCGTGCAGGCCTACAGCGACGCCGTGAAGAAGGCCGTGGAGAGCATCAAGTGACCATCGCCCTGATCGAAGCCGCGCTGGAAGAGCGCCTGCTGGCCATAACGCCCGCCATCGCCACCGCGTTCGAGAACAAGACCTACACACCCGTGGCTGGCACGGAATACCAGCGCATCAACCACCTGACCAACACCCCTGTGGATCACGCCGTCACGCTGGACGTGACCGAGGACCGGGGAATCCTGCAGGTGTCGCTGTTCTACCCACTGGACAAGGGCCGGGTGCCAGCCAAGACGCGGGCCCAGTTGATCCGCGACCAGTTCAAGCCTCCGCTGACGCTCACCAAGGGCGCGGTGAAGGTCGAAATCACCAAGACGCCAAGCATCGGCAGCGGCTACCCGGATGGGGACCGCTACATGGTGCCGGTGTCCATTTACTGGCGCGCCTTCGGTTAGGCCGCCCCACCAGCAACAAGGCCCGCCGCGTGCGGGCTTTTTTGTGCCCGCAAGGGCTTCACAGCACCCCGCACGGCGAAGGCCCTGCGGGTTTTTTTATGCCCCTTGCGGGCGACTGAACCCAAGAAAGGCCCACCATGTCGGCATTCCTCCCTGACGGCGCAACCGTCGCCCTCGCAACTGCTTACGGCTCTGCCAAGGCGGTTTCCGCCATCACCAATGCCAATCCTGGCGTGATCACTGCAGCCGCCCACGGCATGGCCAACGGCGCGTTTTACGAACTCACCTCCGGTTGGCAAAAGGTCAATGGCCGCGTGTTCAAGGCTGCCAACGTGGCCACCAACGCGACGGACCTGACCGGCATCGACACCACGGACACGACGCGCTTCCCTGCAGGCTCTGGCACCGGTAGCCTGCGCGAGATCACTGCGTTCACGCAGATCGCGCAAATCCTGGAGTTCACCACCAACGGCGGCGACCAGCAGTTCTCGAACTTCTCCTTCCTGGAAGAAGATTTCGAACGCCAGCTGCCTACCGTGACCAGCGCCCAGTCGATCCAGATTGGCATTGCCGACGACCCGACGCTGGCTGGGTACATCGCCCTGAAGGCCGCTGGTGAAGCCCGCGCCATCCGTGCGCTGAAGGTAACGCTGCCGAATGGCTCCGTGCTGCTCTACAACGGCTACGTGTCGTTCAACGAGACGCCAACCCTGACCAAGGGCAGCGTGATGCAAGTCCGCGCGACGGTCTCGCTCCAAGGTCGCCCCACCCGCTACTAAGCGGCACCCATCCACGGCCATACGGCCAACCCAGCACCGACGCATCCCGGTTCGTTCCTTCGCAGGGACGGCCGGGGTGCGCACGGGCCTGTTCAACCCTGCGAAGAAAGTAATTCACCATGGCTACCAAACTCGTCATCGGCAAGTCTGCCCCCAAGTCTTTCCCCATGAAGGTCGAAGTGCCGACGCCCCACGGACCTTGTGAGATCAACTTCGAAGCCAAGTACATGTCCTCCACGGAGTGGGCGAAGCTGCGCGAAGAACACGCGGAGGCGACCAGCAAGGCAGTCCAGGAGCTGTTCGACGCCGCAAAGCTAGAAGCAACCCGGGACCACACGCTGGCCGCCCAAAACAGTCCAAAGGTGGCGACCACCGAAGAAGAGCGAGAGAAGGAAATCCTGGCGCTGATGAAACCGGTGAAGAGCAGCGAACTGGAGTCGCTGAAGGCCAAGTTCACCGGTGAACTGATCTTCAAGATCGTGATGGGCTGGGATCTGGACGACCCCCTCTCCGTTGCCAGTCTCACCGAAATGTGCGACCAATACGCTGGATCGGCCGAAGCGGTGTTCAGGACTTACAACGAGACGCGCGAGGGAACCCGCACAAAAAACTAAAGGACATCGGGCGGGCCATCTACGAGAAACCGCCCGATGCCAAGAAGCTGGCGGTCTGGGGATTGAAGCCCTCGGACTACCCAGACAAGATCGTAGAAATTTGGCCGGAACATTTTGATGCCTACCGGTCCTTCGTGGCTGTGTCCACGCAATGGCGGGTAGGCGGAATGGGCGGTGCTCCTGGGCTGGACTACCAGGCCGTCTTTGCCACGCTGGCCAGCATGCATCGCGGCAAGTCGGATGCAGAGCGGGACGCCATCTTTGCTGACCTGCAGCTGATTGAGCGCGCGGCACTGGAAGAGATGAACCGGACGGACTGATTCGCTACCATGTGGGCTTCTACATGGAGGGGATATGGAAATCTTCTTGGGTTGGCTGGTCTGCTCAATCGTCATCGGCGTTATCGCTAGCTCGCGCGGTCGCAGTGGATTCGCCTGGTTCTTGATCGCCGCGCTGCTGTCGCCGCTGATTGGGTTGATTCTGGTACTCGTGTTTCCGAAACTGGGCCAAGCTGCTGCTGCAGTGGATGAGACGGGGCAGAAGATCACAGCCGATTCGCATGTCCGGTGCCCGGACTGCCGGGAACTTGTGCGCAAGGACGCACGAAAGGGAAAGCACTGCGGGACCGCCCTGATCCCTCAGTGAGCAAGTAGACACATCACAAACCCGCTTCGGCGGGTTTTTCAATTGAAGGCCTCGCGGCTCATGTCGCGAGGCCTTTTTCTTTGGGCGCTCGCATGACGCAAGAAATCGAATCCATCGGTCTAGGGATGGACACCAGTGGCGTGGAAAGGGGCATCAAGGCCCTCGATGTGCTCGCTGGGAAGGGTGCGCCTGTTGAAAAAGCGATGGCTGGTATCGAAGGCGCCGCTGATCGC of the Acidovorax sp. 107 genome contains:
- a CDS encoding DnaT-like ssDNA-binding protein; this translates as MALIVAPTAGAESYVSVANADAWHAARGNAAWALLSTEAKEQALRKATDYMGRYSGRWKGERLNAGQVLDWPRAGVVVDGYEINWETVPAAIANACALLALKASAGDIEPDLGPKKQSVKVGPIETTYAAGTRQATRYQSAETLLAPYLLGSAGQVRVVRA
- a CDS encoding P22 phage major capsid protein family protein, whose product is MKATLSKLRFVALALVAVVAAILPMATVAAAAARVFEFTHSWVTQKKQDFALGANTLTGLIPTLYEALNVVSREMVGFIPAVRRDSNAERAAVGQTVRIPLGESGALEDITPGATPANSGDTTVGFADITISKSKAAPIRWNGEEQKAVGSTGTYNQILADQFADGMRKIVNAMEIDLAASAKTGASRAYGTAGTTPLGTAGDLSDLAGVAKILDDNGAPVVNRQLVLNSASIANLRGKQSVLFKVNEAGSSDMLRTGMTDLLQNMAVRYSAGIQQHVKGTGASYVTSGSTAAGVRDIALVTGTGTVLAGDVVTFAADSANKYVIGTGVAAPGTISLNRPGALMTIPTANALTVGNSYTGNFAFSRNALVLACRAPAVPDGGDSADDSMMITDPVTGLTFEVRVYRQYRQVKFEICMAWGTGVTKPEHIATLLG
- a CDS encoding DUF1799 domain-containing protein, which produces MRPIRWIGRSGVQDLQRDARGNPHKKLKDIGRAIYEKPPDAKKLAVWGLKPSDYPDKIVEIWPEHFDAYRSFVAVSTQWRVGGMGGAPGLDYQAVFATLASMHRGKSDAERDAIFADLQLIERAALEEMNRTD
- a CDS encoding phage tail protein, coding for MSAFLPDGATVALATAYGSAKAVSAITNANPGVITAAAHGMANGAFYELTSGWQKVNGRVFKAANVATNATDLTGIDTTDTTRFPAGSGTGSLREITAFTQIAQILEFTTNGGDQQFSNFSFLEEDFERQLPTVTSAQSIQIGIADDPTLAGYIALKAAGEARAIRALKVTLPNGSVLLYNGYVSFNETPTLTKGSVMQVRATVSLQGRPTRY
- a CDS encoding zinc ribbon domain-containing protein, with translation MEIFLGWLVCSIVIGVIASSRGRSGFAWFLIAALLSPLIGLILVLVFPKLGQAAAAVDETGQKITADSHVRCPDCRELVRKDARKGKHCGTALIPQ
- a CDS encoding phage tail terminator-like protein encodes the protein MTIALIEAALEERLLAITPAIATAFENKTYTPVAGTEYQRINHLTNTPVDHAVTLDVTEDRGILQVSLFYPLDKGRVPAKTRAQLIRDQFKPPLTLTKGAVKVEITKTPSIGSGYPDGDRYMVPVSIYWRAFG
- a CDS encoding HeH/LEM domain-containing protein, producing the protein MTDNELIPVTKHGEYLEVHPVALSQHEALGWVKCARQEPADNEPDGAKKAPTVPEIKATLEAAGVTVPDGAKKADLVALLTAFERSGLTGAEWNNLAEEDRANRVSY
- a CDS encoding phage tail assembly chaperone yields the protein MATKLVIGKSAPKSFPMKVEVPTPHGPCEINFEAKYMSSTEWAKLREEHAEATSKAVQELFDAAKLEATRDHTLAAQNSPKVATTEEEREKEILALMKPVKSSELESLKAKFTGELIFKIVMGWDLDDPLSVASLTEMCDQYAGSAEAVFRTYNETREGTRTKN
- a CDS encoding DUF6651 domain-containing protein, giving the protein MPFKFDANGAIVLQEVNGQKLPVFVHADGKETAFDGDSTIATISRLNGEAKSHRERAEAAEGALKPFKDAGIEDPVAAAKALSTIKNLDDKRLVDAGEVEKVKAEAIKAVEDKYAPVVKKATELEQALYGEKIGGAFARSKVIADKFAIPADLVQARFGNAFKIEEGKTVAYDAQGNKIFSRARPGELADFEEALETLVDQYPYKDQILKGTGASGGGAHGGNQGAGGKKTMTRAQFDALDPTAKAAAVTGKDAVQITD
- a CDS encoding HK97 gp10 family phage protein; translation: MGFAADLNKLCERAVDKAALVVRRAALELQSGMIERSPVDTGRFKGNWQCGIGTINTDTSQDEDKSGQGALGRTATTLQGWKPGQTIVLSNSLPYAKRLENGWSDQAPSGMVRLTVQAYSDAVKKAVESIK